The sequence AGCTTCAACAAACATAACATCATGGCCCAGTCTGGATCGTATGCTATGTCTCAGGCCAACGCCGTTCAGCAGAACGTCCTCAGACTTCTCCAGTAGTCCTTTTCCTCAGCCGGGCA is a genomic window of Sulfuricurvum sp. IAE1 containing:
- a CDS encoding flagellin, with protein sequence SFNKHNIMAQSGSYAMSQANAVQQNVLRLLQ